The Arachis hypogaea cultivar Tifrunner chromosome 14, arahy.Tifrunner.gnm2.J5K5, whole genome shotgun sequence genome has a segment encoding these proteins:
- the LOC114925151 gene encoding uncharacterized protein, protein MTPEVNSLTALKNLIVHALGQQESKRVKKNYYKYPIELDANLFYKRYRLRDDEDVQLIRSWHNRWTNIHLLELYVFFVDFGGRGSSADTVDDSPTSGIVRRTIKRTMVDLNMPPEGSQEGSNVKVRNVNLMDNGLESHNGSANRDPIMGGCVSLMLSWAYHRIPLVWPDGFDTGRFPLVEKWVQYRPDNATGESRLRQDKRTLNGIGMLNVHY, encoded by the exons ATGACACCGGAAGTCAACAGTTTAACAGCTTTGAAGAATTTGATAGTGCATGCCCTCGGACAGCAGGAATCTAAAAGGGTGAAAAAAAATTACTACAAATATCCGATCGAGTTAGATGCCAATTTGTTTTATAAAAG GTACCGGTTGCGCGACGACGAGGACGTACAGCTTATAAGGTCGTGGCACAATCGATGGACCAATATTCATCTTTTGGAATTATACGTGTTTTTTGTTGACTTTGGTGGCCGAGGATCATCTGCAGATACTGTCGATGATAGTCCGACGAGTGGCATTGTTAGACGAACTATCAAAAGGACGATGGTGGATCTAAATATGCCACCTGAGGGTAGTCAGGAGGGGTCTAATGTTAAAGTTCGTAATGTTAACTTAATGGATAACGGTCTTGAAAGTCATAATGGTTCTGCTAACAGAGATCCGATTATGGGAGGATGCGTCAGCTTGATGCTTTCTTGGGCCTACCACCGTATTCCGTTAGTATGGCCTGATGGGTTTGATACTGGTCGCTTTCCCCTGGTCGAGAA GTGGGTTCAGTACCGGCCGGACAATGCCACAGGCGAGAGCAGGCTAAGGCAGGACAAGCGTACGCTGAACGGGATTGGGATGCTGAATGTACATTATTAA